From a single Theropithecus gelada isolate Dixy chromosome 10, Tgel_1.0, whole genome shotgun sequence genomic region:
- the OXT gene encoding oxytocin-neurophysin 1, producing the protein MAGPSLACCLLGLLALTSACYIQNCPLGGKRAAPDLDVRKCLPCGPGGKGRCFGPNICCAEELGCFVGTAEALRCQEENYLPSPCQSGQKACGSGGRCAVFGLCCSPDGCHADPACDMEATFSQH; encoded by the exons ATGGCCGGCCCCAGCCTCGCCTGCTGTCTCCTCGGCCTTCTGGCGCTGACCTCCGCCTGCTACATCCAGAACTGCCCCCTGGGAGGCAAGAGGGCCGCGCCGGACCTCGACGTGCGCAAG TGCCTCCCCTGCGGCCCCGGGGGCAAAGGCCGTTGCTTTGGGCCCAATATCTGCTGCGCGGAAGAGCTGGGCTGCTTCGTGGGCACGGCCGAGGCGCTGCGCTGCCAGGAGGAGAACTACCTGCCGTCGCCCTGCCAGTCGGGCCAGAAGGCATGCGGGAGCGGCGGCCGCTGCGCCGTCTTCGGCCTCTGCTGTAGCCCGG ACGGCTGCCACGCCGACCCTGCCTGCGATATGGAAGCTACCTTCTCCCAGCACTGA